In the Oncorhynchus keta strain PuntledgeMale-10-30-2019 chromosome 29, Oket_V2, whole genome shotgun sequence genome, one interval contains:
- the LOC118362364 gene encoding hepatocyte nuclear factor 3-beta-like, whose translation MMLGAVKMEGHEHTDWSTYYGEPECYSSVGNMNTGLGMNSMNTYMSMSGMSTTANMATNSMNMSYVNTAMSPSMAGMSPGSGAMNSMGAGMTAMSAALSPNMSPMTAQPQSMNSLTSSYANMNAMSPMYGQSSINRSRDPKTYRRSYTHAKPPYSYISLITMAIQQSPSKMLTLAEIYQWIMDLFPFYRQNQQRWQNSIRHSLSFNDCFLKVPRSPDKPGKGSFWTLHPDSGNMFENGCYLRRQKRFKCAGQKKMCKESGRKTSEGGSNSSSESCNGNESPHSNLSPNDHKRSLSDMKSTQALSPEHATSPVSHSQAHGHLMSQHHSVLAHEAHLKPEHHYSFNHPFSINNLMSSEQQHHKMDLKTYEQVMHYSGYGSPMAGALSMGSMGKTGLDSSSIPADASYYHGVYSRPIMNSS comes from the exons ATGATGCTTGGAGCAGTTAAAATGGAAGGACACGAACACACAGACTGGAGCACCTACTACGGAGAGCCCGAG TGTTACTCCTCGGTTGGCAACATGAACACAGGCCTGGGCATGAACTCAATGAACACCTACATGAGCATGTCGGGCATGAGCACCACGGCCAACATGGCAACCAACTCCATGAACATGTCATACGTGAACACAGCCATGAGCCCCTCCATGGCCGGCATGTCACCAGGCTCCGGAGCCATGAACAGCATGGGCGCGGGCATGACAGCCATGAGCGCTGCGCTCAGCCCCAACATGAGCCCCATGACCGCGCAGCCTCAGTCCATGAACTCCCTAACCTCCTCCTACGCCAACATGAACGCCATGAGCCCCATGTATGGACAGTCCAGCATCAACAGATCTAGGGATCCCAAGACATACCGGAGGAGCTACACTCACGCCAAGCCCCCATACTCTTACATTTCCCTCATcactatggctatccaacagtcCCCCAGCAAGATGCTAACGCTGGCTGAGATCTATCAGTGGATCATGGACCTTTTCCCGTTCTACCGACAGAACCAGCAACGCTGGCAGAACTCAATTCGCCACTCTCTATCCTTCAATGATTGTTTCCTCAAAGTGCCTCGATCCCCAGATAAGCCCGGAAAGGGCTCGTTTTGGACCCTCCACCCGGATTCGGGGAACATGTTCGAGAACGGCTGCTATCTGAGGAGGCAGAAACGGTTTAAGTGTGCCGGCCAAAAGAAGATGTGCAAGGAGTCGGGTCGGAAGACATCAGAAGGTGGCTCCAACAGCAGCTCGGAGAGTTGCAACGGCAACGAGTCCCCCCATTCCAACCTGTCCCCCAACGACCACAAAAGGTCTCTATCAGACATGAAGTCGACCCAGGCTCTGAGTCCAGAGCACGCTACCTCACCGGTGTCCCATTCCCAGGCACATGGACACCTCATGTCCCAGCACCACTCGGTCCTCGCACACGAAGCACACCTGAAACCCGAGCATCACTACTCGTTCAACCACCCCTTTTCCATCAACAACCTTATGTCCTCGGAGCAACAGCATCACAAAATGGATCTAAAGACTTACGAGCAGGTGATGCACTATTCCGGCTACGGTTCCCCCATGGCCGGGGCGCTATCCATGGGTTCAATGGGCAAAACGGGCTTAGATTCCTCGTCAATACCCGCTGATGCATCTTACTATCATGGCGTCTACTCCAGGCCTATTATGAACTCCTCATAA